A region from the Chelmon rostratus isolate fCheRos1 chromosome 6, fCheRos1.pri, whole genome shotgun sequence genome encodes:
- the LOC121607913 gene encoding myosin heavy chain, fast skeletal muscle-like isoform X1 yields the protein MSTDAEMAIYGKAAIYLRKPEKERIEAQNKPFDAKSACYVADAKELYLKATIIKKDAGKVTVKVLDTQEERTVKEDDVSPMNPPKYDKIEDMAMMTHLNEASVLYNLKERYAAWMIYTYSGLFCATVNPYKWLPVYDSEVVSAYRGKKRMEAPPHIFSVSDNAYQNMLTDRENQSVLITGESGAGKTVNTKRVIQYFATISVGGEKKKQDSSKMGGSLEDQIIAANPLLEAYGNAKTVRNDNSSRFGKFIRIHFGTSGKLSSADIETYLLEKSRVTFQLPDERGYHIFYQMMTNHKPELIEMSLITTNPYDFPMCSQGQITVASIDDKVELEATDNAIDILGFTGEEKLSIYKMTGAVLHHGNMKFKQKQREEQAEPDGTEDADKVAYLLGLNSADMLKGLCYPRVKVGNEFVTKGQTVPQVLNSVTALAKSIYERMFLWMVIRINQMLDTKQPRQFFIGVLDIAGFEIFDYNSMEQLCINFTNEKLQQFFNHHMFVLEQEEYKKEGIIWEFIDFGMDLAACIELIEKPMGIFSILEEECMFPKATDTSFKNKLYDQHLGKCKAFEKPKPAKGKAEAHFSLVHYAGTVDYNIAGWLDKNKDPLNESVLQLYQKSSVKLLALLYPPVVEGMTTGGGKKGGKKKGGSMQTVSSQFRENLGKLMTNLRSTHPHFVRCLIPNESKTPGLMENFLVIHQLRCNGVLEGIRICRKGFPSRILYGDFKQRYKVLNASVIPEGQFIDNKKASEKLLGSIDVDHDQYRFGHTKVFFKAGLLGTLEEMRDDKLAALVTMTQAMCRGYLMRKEFVEMTARRDAIYTIQYNVRSFMNVKHWPWMKVYYKIKPLLKSAETEKELAQMKENYEKMQSDLAAALAKKKELEEKMVSLLQEKNDLQLQVASESENLSDAEERCEGLIKSKIQLEAKLKETTERLEDEEEINAELTAKKRKLEDECSELKKDIDDLELTLAKVEKEKHATENKVKNLTEEMASQDESIAKLTKEKKALQEAHQQTLDDLQAEEDKVNTLTKAKTKLEQQVDDLEGSLEQEKKLRMDLERAKRKLEGDLKLAQESIMDLENDKQQSDEKLKKKDFEISQLLSKIEDEQSMGAQLQKKIKELQARIEELEEEIEAERAARAKVEKQRADLSRELEEISERLEEAGGATAAQIEMNKKREAEFQKLRRDLEESTLQHEATAAALRKKQADSVAELGEQIDNLQRVKQKLEKEKSEYKMEIDDLSSNMEAVAKAKGNLEKMCRTLEDQLSELKTKNDENVRQMNDMGAQKARLLTENGEFSRQIEEKEALVSQLTRGKQAFTQQIEELKRQIEEEVKAKNALAHGLQSARHDCDLLREQFEEEQEAKAELQRGMSKANSEVAQWRTKYETDAIQRTEELEEAKKKLAQRLQEAEEQIEAVNSKCASLEKTKQRLQSEVEDLMIDVERANGLAANLDKKQRNFDKVLAEWKQKYEEGQAELEGAQKEARSLGTELFKMKNSYEEALDQLETMKRENKNLQQEISDLTEQIGETGKSIHELEKAKKQVETEKAEIQTALEEAEGTLEHEESKILRVQLELNQIKGEVDRKLAEKDEEMEQIKRNSQRVTDSMQSTLDSEVRSRNDALRIKKKMEGDLNEMEIQLSHANRQAAESQKQLRNVQAQLKDAQLHLDDAVRAQDDLKEQAAMVERRNGLMVAEIEELRAALEQTERSRKIAEQELVDASERVGLLHSQNTSLMNTKKKLESDLVQIQGEVDDTVQEARNAEEKAKKAITDAAMMAEELKKEQDTSAHLERMKKNLEVAVKDLQHRLDEAENLAMKGGKKQLQKLESRVRELETEVEGEQRRGADAVKGVRKYERRVKELTYQTEEDKKNITRLQDLVDKLQLKVKAYKRQAEEAEEQANIHLSKCRKIQHELEEAEERADIAESQVNKMRAKSRDSGKGKDAAE from the exons ATGAGTACGGACGCGGAGATGGCCATTTATGGCAAAGCTGCCATTTACCTCCGTAAGCCAGAGAAGGAGAGAATTGAGGCTCAAAACAAACCTTTTGATGCCAAGTCCGCCTGCTACGTGGCCGATGCTAAGGAGCTGTACTTGAAGGCAACAATCATCAAGAAAGATGCTGGCAAAGTCACTGTCAAAGTCCTGGACACTCAAGAG GAGAGGACAGTTAAAGAAGATGACGTCTCTCCAATGAATCCTCCCAAGTACGACAAAATTGAGGACATGGCCATGATGACCCATCTCAATGAAGCCTCTGTGCTGTATAACCTCAAAGAGCGTTATGCAGCATGGATGATCTAT ACCTACTCTGGGTTGTTCTGTGCCACTGTGAACCCCTACAAGTGGCTCCCAGTGTACGATTCTGAAGTTGTCTCTGCCTATAGAGGCAAGAAGCGTATGGAGGCTCCACCCCacatcttctctgtctctgacaacGCTTATCAGAACATGCTTACTG ATAGGGAGAACCAGTCTGTCTTGATCAC TGGAGAATCTGGTGCTGGAAAGACTGTGAACACCAAGCGTGTCATCCAGTACTTTGCCACAATCTCAGTtggtggagagaagaagaagcaggactCATCAAAGATGGGA GGATCACTGGAGGATCAGATTATTGCAGCCAATCCTCTGCTGGAGGCCTATGGTAATGCCAAAACTGTGAGGAATGACAACTCTTCCCGTTTC GGTAAATTCATCAGAATCCATTTCGGCACATCTGGCAAACTGTCTAGTGCTGATATTGAGACAT ATCTGCTGGAGAAGTCCAGAGTGACATTCCAGCTTCCTGATGAAAGAGGCTACCACATCTTCTACCAGATGATGACCAACCACAAACCTGAACTGATTG AGATGTCCCTCATCACAACCAACCCCTACGACTTCCCCATGTGTAGCCAGGGTCAGATCACTGTAGCCAGCATTGATGACAAAGTTGAGCTGGAAGCCACTGAT AATGCTATTGATATCCTGGGCTTCACTGGTGAAGAGAAGCTCAGCATCTACAAGATGACTGGTGCTGTGCTCCACCACGGTAACATGAAGTTCAAGCAGAAGCAGCGTGAGGAGCAGGCTGAGCCTGATGGCACAGAGG ATGCTGACAAGGTTGCTTACTTGCTGGGTCTGAActctgctgacatgctgaagGGTCTGTGCTATCCCAGAGTGAAGGTCGGAAATGAGTTTGTCACCAAGGGACAGACGGTACCTCAG gtgCTGAACTCAGTGACTGCCCTGGCCAAGTCTATCTATGAGAGGATGTTCTTGTGGATGGTCATCCGCATCAACCAGATGTTGGACACTAAACAGCCAAGGCAGTTCTTCATTGGTGTCCTGGATATTGCTGGCTTTGAAATCTTTGAT TACAACAGCATGGAACAGCTGTGCATCAACTTCACCAATGAGAAACTGCAACAGTTCTTCAACCACCACATGTTTGTCCTGGAGCAAGAGGAGTACAAGAAGGAGGGTATTATCTGGGAGTTCATTGACTTTGGCATGGACTTGGCTGCCTGCATTGAGCTGATTGAGAAG CCCATGGGCATCTTCTCCATCCTTGAAGAGGAGTGCATGTTCCCCAAGGCCACAGACACATCCTTCAAGAACAAGCTGTATGACCAGCATCTTGGCAAATGCAAAGCCTTTGAGAAGCCAAAGCCAGCCAAGGGAAAGGCTGAGGCCCACTTCTCCCTGGTGCACTATGCTGGTACCGTGGACTACAATATCGCTGGCTGGCTGGACAAGAACAAGGACCCACTGAATGAGTCTGTTTTGCAGCTGTACCAGAAGTCCTCAGTTAAGCTGCTGGCTCTTCTGTATCCTCCCGTTGTTGAGGGTATGACA ACTGGCGGTGGAAAGAAGGGAGGCAAGAAGAAGGGTGGTTCCATGCAGACAGTGTCTTCTCAGTTCAGG GAGAACTTGGGCAAGCTGATGACCAACTTGAGGAGCACCCATCCTCACTTTGTGCGCTGCCTGATTCCCAATGAGTCAAAGACCCCAG GTCTGATGGAGAACTTCCTGGTCATCCACCAGCTCAGGTGCAACGGTGTGCTGGAGGGTATCAGAATCTGCAGAAAGGGTTTCCCCAGCAGAATCCTCTATGGTGACTTCAAGCAGAG GTACAAGGTGCTTAATGCCAGTGTCATCCCTGAGGGCCAGTTCATTGACAACAAGAAGGCTTCAGAGAAGCTGCTTGGGTCCATTGATGTTGATCATGACCAGTACAGATTCGGACACACCAAG GTGTTCTTCAAAGCCGGTCTGCTGGGTACCCTTGAGGAGATGAGAGATGACAAGTTGGCAGCTCTGGTCACCATGACTCAGGCTATGTGCCGTGGTTACCTCATGAGAAAGGAGTTTGTGGAGATGACAGCGAGGAG GGATGCCATCTACACCATCCAGTACAATGTCCGCTCATTCATGAACGTCAAACACTGGCCATGGATGAAGGTGTACTACAAGATCAAGCCTCTGCTGAAGAGTGCTGAAACTGAGAAGGAGCTGGCCCAGATGAAGGAGAACTACGAGAAGATGCAATCAGACTTGGCTGCTGCCCTGGCCAAGAAGAAGGAACTGGAGGAGAAGATGGTGTCCCTTCTGCAGGAGAAGAATGATCTGCAGCTCCAAGTTGCATCT GAATCAGAGAATCTGTCAGATGCTGAGGAGAGATGTGAGGGTCTTATCAAGAGTAAAATTCAGCTGGAGGCCAAACTCAAAGAGACAACTGAGAGactggaggatgaagaggaaatcAATGCTGAGCTCACTGCCAAGAAGAGAAAGCTGGAGGATGAATGCTCTGAGCTCAAGAAGGATATTGATGACCTGGAGCTTACCTTGGCCAaagtggagaaggagaaacatgCCACTGAGAACAAG GTGAAGAACCTGACCGAGGAGATGGCCTCTCAGGATGAGAGCATTGCTAAGCTGACCAAGGAAAAGAAAGCCCTTCAGGAGGCTCATCAGCAGACACTTGATGACCTGCAGGCTGAGGAAGACAAAGTCAACACCCTGACCAAGGCCAAGACCAAGCTTGAACAGCAAGTGGATGAT CTTGAGGGTTCTCTGGAGCAAGAGAAGAAGCTGCGTATGGACCTTGAGAGAGccaagaggaagctggagggtGATCTGAAACTGGCCCAGGAATCCATCATGGATCTTGAGAATGACAAGCAGCAGTCTGATGAGAAACTGAAAAA GAAGGACTTTGAAATCAGTCAGCTCCTTAGCAAGATTGAGGATGAGCAGTCAATGGGTGCTCAGCTTCAGAAGAAGATCAAGGAGCTTCAG GCCCGTattgaggagctggaggaggagattgAGGCTGAGCGTGCTGCTCGTGCCAAGGTTGAGAAGCAGAGAGCCGACCTCTCCAGGGAACTTGAGGAGATCAgtgagaggctggaggaggccGGTGGTGCCACAGCTGCTCAGATTGAGATGAACAAGAAGCGTGAAGCTGAGTTCCAGAAGCTCCGTCGTGACCTGGAGGAGTCCACTCTGCAGCATGAAGCCACCGCTGCTGCTCTTCGCAAGAAGCAGGCTGACAGCGTTGCCGAGCTGGGAGAGCAGATCGACAACCTTCAGCGTGTCAAGCAGAAGCTTGAGAAGGAAAAGAGTGAATACAAGATGGAGATTGATGACCTCTCCAGCAACATGGAGGCTGTTGCTAAAGCAAAG GGAAACCTTGAAAAGATGTGCCGTACTCTTGAGGACCAACTTAGCGAACTGAAGACCAAGAATGATGAAAATGTCCGTCAAATGAACGACATGGGTGCACAGAAAGCACGTCTCCTGACAGAAAATG GTGAGTTCAGTCGTCAAATTGAAGAGAAAGAAGctctcgtctcccagctgaCCAGAGGCAAACAGGCCTTCACACAGCAGATTGAGGAACTGAAGAGGCAGATTGAAGAGGAGGTTAAG GCCAAGAATGCTCTTGCCCATGGACTGCAATCAGCCCGCCATGACTGCGATCTGCTGAGGGAGCAgtttgaggaggagcaggaggccaaGGCTGAGCTGCAGCGGGGAATGTCCAAGGCCAACAGTGAGGTGGCTCAGTGGAGAACTAAGTATGAAACTGATGCTATCCAGCGCACTGAGGAGCTTGAGGAAGCCAA gaaaaaactgGCCCAGCGCCTTCAGGAGGCTGAGGAGCAGATTGAGGCAGTGAATTCCAAGTGTGCTTCTCTTGAGAAAACCAAACAGAGGCTCCAGAGTGAGGTGGAGGACCTCATGATTGATGTGGAGAGGGCCAATGGACTGGCTGCCAATCTGGACAAGAAGCAGAGGAACTTTGACAAG GTGTTGGCAGAGTGGAAACAGAAGTACGAGGAGGGTCAGGCAGAGCTTGAGGGAGCTCAGAAGGAGGCTCGCTCTCTGGGCACTGAGCTGTTCAAGATGAAGAACTCTTATGAGGAAgctctggatcagctggagacCATGAAACGCGAAAACAAGAACCTGCAAC aggagatcTCAGATCTGACTGAACAGATTGGTGAGACTGGCAAGAGCATCCATGAGCTGGAGAAGGCCAAGAAGCAGGTGGAGACTGAGAAGGCTGAGATCCAGACAGCTCTTGAAGAGGCCGAG GGAACTCTGGAACATGAAGAGTCTAAGATCCTGCGTGTCCAGCTGGAGCTCAACCAGATTAAGGGTGAAGTGGACAGGAAGTTGgcagagaaagatgaggagatggAGCAGATCAAGAGGAACAGCCAGAGGGTGACTGACTCCATGCAGAGCACTCTGGATTCTGAGGTCAGGAGCAGGAACGATGCCCTGAGAATCaagaagaagatggagggagaccTGAACGAGATGGAGATTCAGCTGAGCCATGCCAATCGCCAGGCTGCTGAGTCCCAGAAGCAGCTGAGGAATGTGCAGGCACAGCTGAAG GATGCACAACTGCACCTTGATGATGCTGTCAGAGCCCAGGATGACCTCAAGGAACAAGCTGCTATGGTGGAGCGTAGGAACGGTCTCATGGTGGCTGAAATTGAGGAACTCAGAGCTGCTctggaacagacagagagaagccgCAAAATCGCTGAGCAGGAGCTGGTGGATGCCAGCGAGCGTGTTGGACTTCTGCACTCTCAG AACACAAGCCTTATGAACACCAAGAAGAAGCTTGAGTCTGACCTGGTCCAGATCCAGGGTGAGGTGGATGACACTGTTCAGGAAGCCAGGAATGCAGAGGAGAAGGCCAAGAAGGCCATCACTGAT GCTGCTATGATGgctgaggagctgaagaaggagcaggATACTAGCGCTCAcctggagaggatgaagaagaaccTGGAGGTTGCTGTTAAGGACCTTCAGCATCGCCTGGATGAGGCTGAGAACCTGGCCATGAAGGGTGGCAAGAAGCAGCTCCAGAAACTTGAGTCTAGG GTGCGTGAGCTGGAGACAGAGGTTGAGGGTGAGCAGAGACGTGGAGCAGATGCTGTTAAGGGTGTCCGCAAATATGAGAGGAGGGTGAAGGAGCTCACCTATCAG ACCGAGgaggacaagaaaaacattACCAGGCTGCAGGATCTGGTTGACAAGTTGCAGCTCAAGGTGAAGGCCTACAAGAGGCAGGCTGAGGAAGCG GAGGAGCAGGCCAACATTCATCTGTCCAAGTGCAGGAAGATCCAGcatgagctggaggaggctgaggagcgTGCTGACATTGCAGAGTCCCAGGTCAACAAAATGAGAGCCAAGAGCCGTGACTCCGGCAAG GGAAAAGACGCAGCTGAGTAA